A window of the Hordeum vulgare subsp. vulgare chromosome 5H, MorexV3_pseudomolecules_assembly, whole genome shotgun sequence genome harbors these coding sequences:
- the LOC123395068 gene encoding pirin-like protein has product MLRQHLSLFSFSSSSSPIYTALARLAKRNSSHRVHLASRNTSSSSRSSANNRPLLFLVLFLLILAVTAVFLFPPAIMSSSSSSVPFESPRKVVKKVLSLSQSEGDGATVRRSIGRHELPNLDPFLLLDEFSVSKPAGFPDHPHRGFETVTYMLDGAFTHQDFSGRKGTIRTGDVQWMTAGRGIVHSEMPASDGVHKGLQLWINLASKDKMIKPRYQELESKDISQAEKDGVAVRIIAGEAFWVRSPVYTRTPTMYMDFTMQPGSQFHQPIPEGWNAFVYIIEGEGVFGKEGAAPASEHHCLVLGAGDGLIVWNRSGAPLRFVLAAGQPLNETVVQQGPFVMNSRAQIQKAMEDYYYGRNGFEKASQWSSA; this is encoded by the exons ATGCTGAGGCAGCACCtctctctcttctccttctcctcttcttcctcccctatTTATACGGCACTCGCGCGCCTCGCCAAGCGGAATAGCAGCCATCGTGTTCATCTCGCGTCCAGAAACACAAGCTCAAGCTCTAGAAGTAGCGCCAACAACAGACCTCTTCTGTTCCTAGTCCTCTTCCTCCTGATTCTTGCTGTGACCGCCGTCTTCTTGTTCCCACCAGCGATCATGTCTTCGTCTTCCTCGTCCGTGCCGTTCGAGAGTCCGAGGAAGGTGGTGAAGAAGGTTCTGTCCTTGTCCCAGTCCGAGGGGGACGGCGCCACCGTCCGCCGGAGCATCGGCCG GCACGAGCTCCCGAACCTGGACCCGTTCCTGCTGCTCGACGAGTTCTCCGTCTCCAAGCCCGCCGGCTTCCCCGACCACCCGCACCGGGGCTTCGAGACCGTCACCTACATGCTAGAC GGGGCCTTCACCCACCAGGACTTCTCGGGCCGCAAGGGTACCATCAGGACCGGAGATGTGCAG TGGATGACGGCTGGGCGCGGCATCGTGCACTCGGAGATGCCGGCATCCGACGGCGTGCACAAGGGCCTGCAGCTCTGGATCAACCTCGCCTCCAAGGACAAGAT gatcaAGCCGCGGTACCAGGAGCTCGAGAGCAAGGACATCAGCCAGGCCGAGAAGGATGGCGTGGCGGTGCGGATCATCGCCGGGGAGGCCTTCTGGGTGCGGTCGCCGGTCTACACGCGGACGCCCACCATGTACATGGACTTCACGATGCAACCAGGGTCGCAGTTCCACCAGCCGATCCCCGAGGGCTGGAACGCATTCGTGTACATCATAGAGGGCGAGGGCGTGTTCGGCAAGGAGGGCGCGGCGCCGGCGAGCGAGCACCACTGCCTCGTGCTCGGCGCCGGCGATGGCCTCATCGTGTGGAACCGGTCCGGCGCGCCGCTGCGGTTCGTGCTGGCGGCAGGGCAGCCGTTGAACGAGACAGTGGTCCAGCAGGGGCCCTTCGTCATGAACTCTCGTGCCCAGATTCAGAAGGCCATGGAGGACTATTACTACGGCCGCAACGGCTTCGAGAAGGCCAGCCAGTGGAGCTCCGCCTGA
- the LOC123395069 gene encoding pirin-like protein isoform X2, whose translation MASSSSSITFENPRKVVKKVMSLSQSEGDGATVRRSIGGHEVRNLDPFLLLDEFSVSKPAGFPDHPHRGFETVTYMLDGAFTHQDFSGHKGTIRTGDVQWMTAGRGIVHSEMPAADGVHKGLQLWINLASKDKMIEPRYQELESKDVSQAEKDGVAVRIIAGEAFGVRSPVYTRTPTMYMDFTMQPGSQLHQPIPEGWNAFVYIIEGEGVFGKEGTAPASAHNCLVLGAGDGLSVWNRSGAPLRFVLAAGQPLKESVVQQGPFVMNSRAQIQKAMEDYYYGRNGFEKASQWSST comes from the exons ATGGCTTCCTCTTCCTCGTCCATCACGTTCGAGAATCCGAGGAAGGTGGTGAAGAAGGTGATGTCCTTGTCCCAGTCCGAGGGGGACGGCGCCACCGTCCGCCGGAGCATTGGCGG GCACGAGGTTCGGAACCTGGATCCGTTCCTGCTGCTCGACGAGTTCTCCGTCTCCAAGCCAGCCGGCTTCCCCGACCACCCGCACCGAGGCTTCGAGACCGTAACCTACATGCTCGAT GGGGCATTCACCCACCAAGACTTCTCCGGACACAAGGGCACCATCAGGACCGGAGATGTGCAG TGGATGACGGCGGGGCGCGGCATCGTGCACTCGGAGATGCCGGCGGCCGACGGCGTGCACAAGGGCCTGCAGCTCTGGATCAACCTCGCCTCCAAGGACAAGAT GATCGAGCCACGGTACCAGGAGCTCGAGAGCAAGGACGTCAGCCAGGCCGAGaaggacggcgtggcggtgaggaTCATCGCAGGGGAAGCCTTCGGGGTGCGATCGCCGGTCTATACACGGACACCCACCATGTATATGGACTTCACGATGCAACCAGGGTCGCAGCTCCACCAGCCAATCCCCGAGGGCTGGAACGCCTTCGTGTACATCATAGAGGGGGAGGGCGTGTTCGGCAAGGAGGGCACGGCGCCGGCGAGCGCGCACAACTGCCTCGTGCTCGGCGCCGGCGATGGCCTCAGCGTGTGGAACCGGTCCGGCGCGCCGCTGCGGTTCGTGCTGGCGGCAGGGCAGCCGTTGAAGGAGTCAGTGGTGCAGCAGGGGCCCTTCGTCATGAACTCTCGTGCCCAGATCCAGAAGGCCATGGAGGACTACTACTACGGCCGCAACGGCTTCGAGAAGGCCAGCCAGTGGAGCTCCACTTGA
- the LOC123395069 gene encoding pirin-like protein isoform X1, which yields MASSSSSITFENPRKVVKKVMSLSQSEGDGATVRRSIGGHEVRNLDPFLLLDEFSVSKPAGFPDHPHRGFETVTYMLDVRTHALLLPSRALFRSAREVFAEKAVLSCRFVPMQGAFTHQDFSGHKGTIRTGDVQWMTAGRGIVHSEMPAADGVHKGLQLWINLASKDKMIEPRYQELESKDVSQAEKDGVAVRIIAGEAFGVRSPVYTRTPTMYMDFTMQPGSQLHQPIPEGWNAFVYIIEGEGVFGKEGTAPASAHNCLVLGAGDGLSVWNRSGAPLRFVLAAGQPLKESVVQQGPFVMNSRAQIQKAMEDYYYGRNGFEKASQWSST from the exons ATGGCTTCCTCTTCCTCGTCCATCACGTTCGAGAATCCGAGGAAGGTGGTGAAGAAGGTGATGTCCTTGTCCCAGTCCGAGGGGGACGGCGCCACCGTCCGCCGGAGCATTGGCGG GCACGAGGTTCGGAACCTGGATCCGTTCCTGCTGCTCGACGAGTTCTCCGTCTCCAAGCCAGCCGGCTTCCCCGACCACCCGCACCGAGGCTTCGAGACCGTAACCTACATGCTCGATGTACGCACACATGCTCTGCTTCTTCCATCTCGTGCTCTGTTCCGTTCTGCCCGCGAGGTGTTTGCTGAAAAAGCTGTTCTGTCTTGTAGATTTGTGCCGATGCAGGGGGCATTCACCCACCAAGACTTCTCCGGACACAAGGGCACCATCAGGACCGGAGATGTGCAG TGGATGACGGCGGGGCGCGGCATCGTGCACTCGGAGATGCCGGCGGCCGACGGCGTGCACAAGGGCCTGCAGCTCTGGATCAACCTCGCCTCCAAGGACAAGAT GATCGAGCCACGGTACCAGGAGCTCGAGAGCAAGGACGTCAGCCAGGCCGAGaaggacggcgtggcggtgaggaTCATCGCAGGGGAAGCCTTCGGGGTGCGATCGCCGGTCTATACACGGACACCCACCATGTATATGGACTTCACGATGCAACCAGGGTCGCAGCTCCACCAGCCAATCCCCGAGGGCTGGAACGCCTTCGTGTACATCATAGAGGGGGAGGGCGTGTTCGGCAAGGAGGGCACGGCGCCGGCGAGCGCGCACAACTGCCTCGTGCTCGGCGCCGGCGATGGCCTCAGCGTGTGGAACCGGTCCGGCGCGCCGCTGCGGTTCGTGCTGGCGGCAGGGCAGCCGTTGAAGGAGTCAGTGGTGCAGCAGGGGCCCTTCGTCATGAACTCTCGTGCCCAGATCCAGAAGGCCATGGAGGACTACTACTACGGCCGCAACGGCTTCGAGAAGGCCAGCCAGTGGAGCTCCACTTGA
- the LOC123395070 gene encoding pirin-like protein translates to MPAHSAASPIYTALARLANFNRSRRALLASRKTSSRSSAKAKPFLFLLLILVVVTAVFLFPPAIMSSSSSSSSSAAAAASVPFQSPRKVVKKVLSLSQSEGQGATVRRSIGGHELRNLDPFLLLDEFSVSKPAGFPDHPHRGFETVTYMLDGAFTHQDFSGHKGTIRTGDVQWMTAGRGIVHSEMPAADGVQKGLQLWINLASKDKMIEPGYQELESKDISQAEKDGVAVRIIAGEAFGVRSPVYTRTPTMYMDFTMQPGSQLHQPIPEGWNAFVYIIEGEGVFGKEGTAPVSAHHCLVLGAGDGLSVWNRSGAPLRFALVAGQPLNEPVVQQGPFVMNSRAQIQQAMEDYYYGRNGFEKASQWSST, encoded by the exons ATGCCGGCGCACTCTGCAGCTTCCCCTATTTATACGGCACTCGCTCGCCTCGCCAATTTCAACCgcagccgccgcgccctcctcgcgTCCAGAAAGACGAGCTCTAGAAGTAGCGCCAAGGCCAAACCTTTTCTGTTCCTCCTCCTGATTCTTGTTGTCGTGACCGCCGTCTTCTTGTTCCCGCCAGCGATCAtgtcatcgtcttcctcctcctcgtcgtcggcggCGGCCGCCGCGTCCGTGCCGTTTCAGAGCCCGAGGAAGGTGGTCAAGAAGGTGTTGTCCTTGTCCCAGTCCGAGGGCCAGGGCGCCACCGTCCGCCGGAGCATCGGCGG GCACGAACTCCGGAACCTGGATCCATTCCTGCTGCTCGACGAGTTCTCCGTCTCCAAGCCCGCCGGATTCCCCGACCACCCGCACCGGGGCTTCGAGACCGTCACCTACATGCTCGAT GGGGCATTCACCCACCAGGACTTCTCCGGACACAAGGGCACCATCAGGACCGGAGATGTGCAG TGGATGACGGCGGGGCGTGGCATCGTGCACTCGGAGATGCCGGCGGCGGACGGAGTGCAGAAGGGCCTGCAGCTCTGGATCAACCTTGCTTCCAAGGACAAGAT GATCGAGCCCGGTTACCAGGAGCTCGAGAGCAAGGACATAAGCCAGGCCGAGAAGGACGGCGTGGCGGTGCGAATCATTGCAGGGGAAGCCTTCGGGGTGCGGTCGCCGGTCTACACACGGACGCCGACCATGTACATGGACTTCACAATGCAACCAGGTTCGCAGCTCCACCAGCCTATCCCCGAGGGCTGGAACGCCTTCGTGTACATCATCGAGGGGGAGGGCGTGTTCGGCAAGGAGGGCACGGCGCCGGTGAGCGCACACCACTGCCTCGTGCTCGGCGCGGGGGACGGCCTCAGCGTGTGGAATCGGTCCGGCGCACCGCTGCGGTTCGCACTGGTGGCGGGGCAGCCGCTGAACGAGCCAGTGGTGCAGCAGGGGCCATTCGTCATGAACTCGCGTGCCCAGATCCAGCAGGCCATGGAGGACTACTACTACGGTCGCAACGGCTTCGAGAAGGCCAGCCAGTGGAGCTCCACCTGA